The Treponema medium genome has a window encoding:
- a CDS encoding energy-coupling factor transporter transmembrane component T family protein, producing the protein MKPARNTQGWSMNPITLFILILLTSFLVFLVDQTMYYVLLGMSFLFLILFSYSEGIKRAVVYIGLFLLIKLLAYIDLGMTTGALIGLIALFLRLYPIFNIGRILILTSPLKIMSALRAVKAPQSLSIGLVTALRFLDEMTARLKEIRNGMKVRGLRLSLLHPLRSFELYLIPLIYKCLHVSETLTSSIIAKGIEYEGKKTSYKPVRFGWYDTLGLSAAVFLVWMSV; encoded by the coding sequence ATGAAGCCGGCAAGAAACACTCAAGGATGGTCAATGAATCCGATAACGCTTTTTATTCTCATACTGCTCACGTCATTCTTGGTGTTTCTTGTCGATCAAACGATGTATTATGTGCTGCTCGGTATGAGCTTTCTCTTTTTGATTTTATTTTCATACTCGGAAGGCATAAAAAGGGCTGTAGTCTATATCGGTTTATTTTTGCTGATAAAGCTCTTGGCATATATCGATTTGGGAATGACAACCGGAGCATTGATAGGCTTGATTGCTTTATTTTTAAGGCTCTATCCTATCTTTAACATCGGAAGGATATTGATTTTAACCAGTCCCTTAAAAATTATGAGCGCATTGCGTGCGGTAAAAGCGCCGCAATCTCTTTCGATAGGACTGGTTACCGCCTTACGCTTTTTGGACGAGATGACGGCGCGGCTAAAAGAAATAAGAAACGGCATGAAGGTTCGGGGTTTGCGTTTGAGCCTGTTACATCCTCTTCGCTCGTTTGAACTCTATCTTATTCCCCTCATTTATAAATGCCTTCATGTAAGTGAAACCTTGACCTCATCGATAATCGCAAAGGGGATTGAGTACGAAGGAAAAAAGACGAGTTATAAACCGGTGCGCTTCGGCTGGTACGATACGCTGGGTTTATCGGCGGCTGTATTTTTAGTATGGATGTCCGTATGA
- a CDS encoding ABC transporter ATP-binding protein, producing the protein MSIIEARIKNFTYENDENPTLHAIDLNIEEGELVVLTGLSGCGKTTLTRILNGLIPYHYGGILDGEVRILGKNILDYKKGELAKYIGNVFQNPSDQFFATIAEEEVAFAGENLGMDFQTLCEKTDAAFQTMQIESLKGAKLSELSGGQKQKVAIASTLIYDTKLLFFDEPSSNLDYEGIVQFQAMIRDLKAMGKTIIIAEHRLFFLNELYDRLIYMKDGTIEKIFLKGELTTEDCRRYGLRAIRYDSLVCENPSVPKQAVTHIEDLSVSIGRQELIKNLSFDVHTGEITAVIGKNGIGKTTLGKVLGGLLSCKGHIGYGKRQRQRLKTAYYMMQDVDYQIFFDTVENELIPSSKRKDESYLQQAAEYLHIIDLWEKRLDHPQELSGGQKQRLALATAFLSGRRIIILDEPTSGLDYKRMDEIAKLILHCAQEVPVLIITHDLELLFKVCNTALLLGENAYKKIPVNGNEREIREFLTSPVF; encoded by the coding sequence ATGAGCATAATAGAAGCGCGGATAAAAAATTTTACGTATGAAAATGATGAAAACCCCACGCTCCACGCCATTGATTTAAATATTGAAGAAGGCGAGCTTGTTGTGCTTACAGGACTTTCCGGCTGCGGGAAGACTACCTTAACGCGGATATTAAACGGCTTAATTCCCTATCATTACGGCGGAATACTTGATGGTGAGGTGCGCATTTTAGGGAAGAACATTTTGGATTATAAAAAGGGCGAATTGGCAAAGTACATCGGCAATGTGTTTCAAAATCCGAGTGATCAGTTTTTTGCTACCATTGCAGAGGAAGAGGTTGCCTTTGCCGGAGAAAACCTCGGTATGGATTTTCAAACCCTGTGCGAAAAAACCGATGCTGCTTTTCAAACGATGCAGATAGAATCGCTTAAAGGCGCAAAACTTTCAGAGCTTTCAGGCGGGCAAAAACAAAAGGTTGCCATCGCTTCCACACTCATCTATGACACAAAGCTGCTGTTTTTCGATGAGCCTTCTTCCAATCTCGACTATGAAGGTATTGTGCAGTTTCAAGCGATGATACGGGATTTAAAGGCGATGGGAAAAACGATTATCATTGCCGAGCACCGTTTATTTTTCTTAAATGAATTGTACGATAGGCTCATTTACATGAAGGACGGCACTATCGAAAAAATCTTTTTGAAGGGTGAATTGACAACAGAGGATTGCAGGCGGTACGGACTGAGGGCAATACGGTATGACAGTCTTGTCTGCGAAAACCCTTCGGTCCCGAAACAAGCGGTTACGCATATCGAGGACTTGAGCGTTTCTATCGGCAGGCAGGAACTTATCAAAAATCTTTCGTTTGATGTACACACAGGAGAGATTACCGCCGTTATCGGAAAAAACGGTATAGGAAAGACTACGCTTGGCAAAGTCTTAGGCGGGCTTTTGTCTTGCAAGGGGCATATCGGTTACGGTAAGCGGCAGCGGCAGCGCTTAAAGACCGCATATTATATGATGCAGGATGTTGACTATCAGATTTTTTTTGACACGGTAGAAAACGAGCTTATCCCTTCTTCAAAACGGAAGGATGAATCCTATTTGCAACAAGCGGCTGAGTACCTGCACATAATTGACCTTTGGGAAAAAAGGCTTGACCATCCGCAGGAACTTTCAGGCGGACAAAAGCAGCGGCTCGCTCTTGCAACGGCATTTTTGAGCGGCAGGCGCATCATCATCTTAGACGAACCGACCAGCGGTCTCGACTACAAGCGTATGGACGAAATCGCAAAGCTCATCTTACACTGCGCTCAAGAAGTTCCTGTGCTCATCATCACCCACGACTTGGAACTCTTATTCAAAGTCTGCAACACCGCCCTCCTGCTCGGTGAAAACGCATACAAGAAAATTCCGGTAAACGGAAATGAAAGAGAAATTCGGGAATTTCTCACTAGCCCGGTTTTTTAA
- a CDS encoding endo alpha-1,4 polygalactosaminidase: protein MRNQKLTCLFVIFFAIIAVNGISAESTKDYKVLIGMDHKKVMQLKEIKTLVIDAEFFSQEDIAQLHKNGNVHIFSYLNIGSIETFRDDYAAFADIALGHYENWDEEEWVNVADKRWQKRIKHKAQLLSQKGIDGFFLDNADVYYHYHTPEIYQGLMALLREIHTENKPIIINGGDTFITEAMQQNSIKGMVHGVNQESVFTEIHFKNNTFGAKPVEDRAYFMEYLAQCKTYGLTVYLLEYGATKKLTKEIKVYCERNGFIYDISYSVELDKLF from the coding sequence ATGAGAAATCAAAAGCTCACTTGCTTGTTTGTAATTTTTTTCGCGATTATCGCGGTAAATGGTATATCCGCAGAAAGCACCAAAGATTATAAAGTGCTGATAGGCATGGATCATAAAAAAGTGATGCAGCTTAAAGAAATTAAAACGCTGGTAATTGATGCGGAGTTTTTTTCTCAAGAAGATATCGCGCAGCTTCACAAAAACGGAAACGTTCACATATTTTCTTATTTAAACATCGGCTCTATCGAAACATTCCGCGATGACTATGCCGCATTTGCGGATATCGCTTTAGGACACTACGAAAATTGGGACGAAGAAGAATGGGTAAATGTTGCAGATAAAAGATGGCAAAAAAGGATAAAACACAAAGCGCAGCTTTTGTCTCAAAAAGGCATAGACGGTTTTTTTCTTGATAACGCTGACGTTTATTATCATTATCACACACCCGAAATATATCAGGGACTCATGGCTCTCTTACGCGAAATACATACGGAGAATAAACCCATTATCATTAACGGCGGAGATACGTTTATCACCGAAGCGATGCAGCAAAATTCCATTAAAGGAATGGTACACGGGGTCAATCAAGAAAGCGTATTTACCGAAATACATTTTAAGAATAATACGTTTGGAGCAAAACCGGTAGAAGACAGAGCATATTTTATGGAATATCTGGCTCAATGTAAAACGTATGGACTCACCGTCTATTTACTCGAATACGGCGCAACGAAAAAACTGACAAAAGAAATAAAAGTGTATTGCGAGCGCAACGGATTTATCTACGACATATCCTATTCAGTAGAGCTGGATAAGCTGTTTTGA
- a CDS encoding class I SAM-dependent methyltransferase, which translates to MNVYDLIAEHYSELFPLEAEKLDFIRHLCPLPGRLCDAGCATGDLAVGLYKEGYSVYGLDLNAKMIGIAKEKASGIRTSGELAFHQADIADILQFGICNGVLCFGNTLPHLPDETALRRFFSAVYQSLQAHGIFIVEVLNYDRILAEKKMDFKDKETDAFIFKRRYDFLPDENIKFTIEFIDKQRNTVGSDFTVLHPLQRKTLLTLFEQAGFQSVASYSDYSFTESCAEDYAVVYTAKK; encoded by the coding sequence ATGAATGTATACGATTTGATTGCAGAGCATTACAGCGAACTCTTCCCGCTTGAGGCGGAAAAGCTTGATTTTATCCGGCACCTTTGTCCATTGCCGGGCAGATTGTGTGATGCAGGCTGCGCAACCGGCGACCTTGCGGTGGGTTTGTACAAAGAAGGATACAGCGTATACGGGCTCGACTTAAATGCAAAGATGATTGGAATCGCAAAAGAGAAAGCTTCGGGTATTCGCACATCCGGAGAATTAGCATTTCATCAAGCGGACATCGCCGATATTCTGCAATTCGGTATATGTAACGGCGTACTGTGTTTCGGCAATACGCTCCCGCATCTACCTGATGAAACGGCACTCCGCCGTTTTTTCAGCGCTGTGTATCAGTCTTTACAAGCGCACGGTATTTTTATTGTTGAAGTCCTCAATTACGACCGCATCCTTGCTGAGAAAAAAATGGACTTTAAAGATAAAGAAACGGACGCCTTTATTTTTAAGCGACGTTATGATTTTTTACCGGACGAAAATATCAAGTTTACCATAGAGTTTATCGACAAGCAGCGCAATACCGTAGGTTCGGACTTTACGGTGTTACATCCGTTACAGCGCAAAACACTGTTAACTTTATTTGAACAGGCAGGATTTCAATCCGTTGCCTCTTATTCGGATTACAGCTTTACCGAAAGCTGTGCAGAAGATTATGCCGTAGTGTACACAGCAAAGAAATAA
- a CDS encoding CPBP family intramembrane glutamic endopeptidase, whose protein sequence is MKWNGFNKNDALLFIEFAAVFAFLLVPPLFSAVPFTLPPKPAGLYTQCVFCFYTVCAAAYEEILYRLYTPNRLHRIYNDYIKPRLQKNPPAAKCCSENAVDLPQSSGAHQQCRYKKSAAFHTTAAFELLLTEFPAILLFTLAHRYLGFSSMLFAAGAGIVFRAAYLKLKRVFHPAVSIALVAVVHGLWNIGVYYYLWGNSIAA, encoded by the coding sequence ATGAAATGGAACGGCTTTAATAAAAACGATGCACTCCTCTTTATCGAATTTGCAGCGGTGTTTGCTTTTTTACTGGTGCCTCCGTTGTTTTCAGCGGTACCGTTTACCCTTCCGCCCAAGCCGGCCGGACTATATACGCAGTGTGTATTCTGCTTTTATACGGTGTGTGCAGCCGCCTATGAAGAAATACTATATCGGCTCTATACTCCGAATCGGCTGCACCGCATTTACAACGATTATATTAAACCGCGGCTGCAAAAAAATCCGCCCGCAGCGAAATGCTGCTCGGAAAACGCCGTAGATTTGCCGCAGTCGTCTGGAGCGCATCAGCAATGCCGATATAAAAAATCCGCTGCATTTCACACTACTGCAGCTTTTGAGTTGCTCCTCACCGAATTTCCCGCCATCCTCCTCTTCACATTGGCGCACCGTTACCTCGGATTTTCTTCCATGCTCTTCGCTGCCGGAGCAGGCATAGTATTCCGCGCTGCTTATCTCAAGCTCAAACGGGTATTTCATCCGGCGGTAAGTATCGCGCTGGTAGCTGTAGTCCACGGTCTTTGGAATATCGGGGTGTATTATTATCTGTGGGGAAACAGCATTGCAGCTTAA
- a CDS encoding alpha/beta hydrolase: protein MQTVFQTMSDGASLAVYTWLPEQQPKAVLHIVHGMAEHALRYDDFAKSACKRGFAVVASDHRGHGKTGLKSGLMGYLADGDGFRRVVEDQKGINAEIQKQYPALPVVIVGHSFGSFVTQEYIERYGTTVKAAVLIGSAGPNPSVSVASLLASLNCAFKGRKSVAKFMNALVFGSYNNKIKNPHTAFDWLSRDESEVKKYIDDEYCGFVCTAGFFQDFIRGLKRLHTQEALKGIPANLPVLITAGSEDPVSNGGKTLKNLYRIYQNIGMQDVTLKLYENGRHEILNETNKEEVKADILGWIENRASLKTR from the coding sequence ATGCAAACTGTATTTCAGACAATGAGCGACGGCGCTTCCCTCGCCGTTTATACATGGCTTCCGGAACAACAACCGAAAGCTGTGCTGCATATCGTGCATGGAATGGCGGAACACGCTCTCCGGTATGATGATTTTGCAAAGTCGGCATGTAAAAGAGGCTTTGCGGTAGTTGCCTCCGACCACCGCGGTCACGGAAAGACCGGTTTAAAAAGCGGCTTAATGGGGTACCTTGCCGACGGAGATGGATTCAGACGTGTTGTCGAAGATCAAAAAGGAATCAATGCGGAAATACAAAAACAGTACCCTGCGCTTCCGGTTGTCATCGTCGGGCATTCATTCGGTTCCTTTGTAACACAGGAATACATCGAACGGTACGGTACAACGGTAAAAGCGGCAGTTCTCATCGGTTCGGCAGGCCCCAACCCAAGCGTATCCGTTGCCTCGCTGCTAGCAAGCCTTAACTGCGCATTTAAAGGGAGAAAATCCGTCGCCAAGTTTATGAATGCATTGGTGTTCGGCTCGTATAACAACAAAATCAAAAATCCGCACACAGCCTTTGATTGGCTTTCGAGGGATGAAAGCGAAGTAAAAAAATATATCGATGATGAATACTGCGGATTTGTCTGTACCGCAGGCTTTTTTCAGGATTTTATACGCGGGCTTAAAAGACTGCATACGCAGGAGGCTTTAAAAGGTATACCGGCTAATCTCCCTGTTTTAATTACCGCCGGTTCGGAAGATCCCGTTTCAAACGGAGGCAAAACGCTAAAAAACCTTTACCGTATCTATCAGAACATCGGAATGCAGGACGTAACGTTAAAACTATACGAGAACGGCCGGCACGAAATTTTGAATGAAACAAATAAAGAGGAAGTAAAAGCCGATATCTTGGGATGGATAGAGAATAGAGCATCGCTCAAAACTCGATGA
- a CDS encoding beta-N-acetylhexosaminidase, protein MCTAIKPLKPLKLDLSDLDEKMTLAVAELRKSHPLRISEDGIPVTFKKVKGSEISATFRNGVCEIETDSAPHFYFALSMLLLKSQTIEDSLLYSRRDAQRLLEFRMDHVFTKNGLMLDLSRNAVAHIDMLKQFIREMAFMGHSWFMLYMEDVYEVEGAPYFGALRGRYSIKDLQEVDRYAQIFGVQLVPCVQTLAHMDQYFMWEDIEYKYKDIDNIFNIGNAEVRVMLTRMIASLRKAFSSDIIHIGMDEAHNLGRGRYLDENGLKKKRDIMQEHLAFMKTLCTTYGFKPIVWDDMFFGRYSNNKEDVEPVIPNQVGLMYWDYYSCITNHYRNHLQACRALTKKTLFAGGAWRWMGYIPHHKRTLEATLAAIEACRKEKIKEVIVTSWSDDGSEAPLYTCMFGLVLFAYLDYHAKYQEAEFAQYLKLYTGMGLDEWMRQGEPDLFEGTTGNNYDITPSKYLLYQDPLGLKFLYYIRTLTTDMDAVYKKLEQAFTEDAANTDNPLQRSIAEFYALMMKTLYYKWRLPLDIWEAYKESDKRALQVLIEKKIKPLKTALAETAKARRRVWMEECRGFGSEVLDHRFGAMLMRLEVTQEVLTDYIQGKITQIDELEEERLDPCPGSDKILEPQAVRYNRALRIMTACRETW, encoded by the coding sequence ATGTGTACGGCAATAAAACCATTGAAACCTTTAAAACTCGATCTATCCGATCTTGACGAGAAAATGACACTCGCAGTTGCAGAACTGCGAAAAAGTCATCCGCTCAGAATTAGTGAAGACGGTATCCCCGTTACATTCAAAAAAGTGAAGGGATCTGAAATTTCCGCAACATTTAGGAACGGCGTATGCGAAATTGAAACGGACTCTGCGCCGCACTTTTATTTTGCGCTGTCGATGTTACTGCTTAAAAGTCAAACAATTGAAGATTCTCTGCTCTACTCAAGGCGGGATGCCCAGCGTTTATTGGAATTCCGCATGGATCATGTTTTTACAAAAAACGGCTTAATGCTCGATCTTTCCCGTAATGCTGTTGCACATATCGATATGCTAAAGCAATTCATTCGCGAAATGGCCTTTATGGGACATTCGTGGTTTATGCTGTATATGGAAGATGTGTACGAAGTCGAAGGCGCTCCCTATTTCGGTGCATTACGCGGACGATACTCTATAAAAGATTTGCAGGAAGTTGATCGCTATGCACAGATTTTCGGCGTACAGTTGGTACCGTGTGTCCAGACACTTGCCCACATGGATCAATATTTTATGTGGGAAGATATAGAATACAAGTATAAAGATATCGATAATATCTTTAACATCGGTAATGCTGAAGTACGGGTTATGCTTACCCGGATGATTGCGTCGTTACGGAAAGCATTTTCTTCGGATATTATCCATATCGGAATGGACGAAGCCCATAATCTGGGGCGCGGGCGTTATTTGGACGAAAACGGACTCAAAAAAAAGAGGGATATTATGCAGGAGCATCTTGCTTTTATGAAAACCCTCTGCACGACATACGGCTTTAAACCTATCGTGTGGGATGATATGTTCTTTGGACGCTATTCCAATAACAAAGAGGATGTTGAGCCGGTTATCCCCAATCAGGTAGGATTGATGTATTGGGATTACTATAGCTGCATAACCAACCATTACCGCAACCACCTTCAAGCATGCCGAGCGCTTACGAAAAAGACTCTGTTTGCCGGCGGAGCATGGCGCTGGATGGGATATATACCGCATCATAAAAGAACGCTCGAAGCAACACTTGCTGCTATTGAAGCTTGCCGAAAGGAAAAAATCAAAGAAGTCATCGTTACTTCATGGAGTGATGACGGCAGCGAAGCGCCGCTCTACACCTGTATGTTCGGATTGGTGCTTTTTGCCTACCTTGATTACCATGCTAAATATCAAGAAGCGGAATTTGCGCAGTATCTAAAACTCTATACCGGTATGGGGCTTGACGAATGGATGCGGCAGGGCGAGCCGGATTTGTTTGAAGGAACAACCGGTAACAACTATGATATAACGCCGTCGAAGTACCTGTTATATCAAGACCCGCTCGGTTTAAAATTTCTGTATTACATACGGACGTTGACAACCGATATGGATGCCGTCTATAAGAAACTCGAACAAGCCTTTACTGAAGACGCAGCAAATACGGATAATCCCTTGCAACGCAGCATTGCCGAATTTTATGCACTGATGATGAAGACGCTTTACTATAAGTGGCGGCTTCCCTTGGATATTTGGGAGGCATATAAGGAATCGGATAAAAGAGCATTGCAGGTATTAATCGAAAAGAAGATAAAGCCGCTCAAAACGGCGCTCGCCGAAACGGCGAAGGCACGGCGGCGGGTATGGATGGAAGAATGCCGCGGGTTCGGTTCAGAGGTGTTGGATCACCGCTTCGGCGCAATGCTGATGCGGCTTGAAGTTACACAGGAAGTACTGACCGATTACATACAAGGTAAAATTACGCAAATTGATGAGCTTGAAGAAGAACGGCTCGACCCATGCCCCGGATCGGATAAAATACTTGAACCGCAAGCGGTGCGCTACAACCGCGCCCTACGCATTATGACCGCCTGCCGAGAAACGTGGTAA
- a CDS encoding B3/4 domain-containing protein — MKCIIDKSIVALGITSVVIGVAKNIDPHAKLSESFLKKQKKMEDWALQCDVDEVLNNPITQGYADLLQSVGRSIKKYPPTVPAFIRNIQRRGSMPHINSVIDIYNVESLHSLLAIGGHDLDKIDGQITFTVNKEAGVFLPISSTEKHVAETDYVYRDPKGIIAWLGVRDGENYKFDDGTKNAIFIIQGNANTSVEIRVEALKRIQSDLAECMPQLEFEIQVIEG, encoded by the coding sequence ATGAAATGTATTATCGATAAAAGTATCGTTGCGCTTGGGATTACAAGCGTTGTAATTGGTGTTGCGAAAAATATAGACCCGCATGCGAAATTATCCGAGTCATTCTTAAAAAAACAAAAAAAGATGGAAGATTGGGCATTGCAGTGTGATGTTGATGAGGTTTTGAATAATCCGATTACTCAAGGGTATGCGGATTTGCTGCAAAGTGTCGGGCGCAGTATCAAAAAGTATCCGCCGACCGTTCCCGCATTTATTCGGAATATTCAGCGCCGCGGTTCTATGCCGCACATCAATAGTGTTATCGATATCTATAATGTCGAGTCATTACATTCGCTTTTAGCGATTGGCGGACATGACCTTGATAAAATAGACGGGCAGATAACGTTTACCGTCAATAAAGAAGCGGGAGTTTTCCTTCCAATTTCATCGACGGAGAAGCACGTTGCCGAAACCGATTACGTATACCGCGACCCTAAAGGCATTATCGCATGGCTTGGTGTCCGCGATGGTGAAAATTATAAATTTGATGACGGAACAAAAAACGCAATCTTTATTATTCAAGGGAATGCCAATACCTCTGTTGAAATACGTGTAGAAGCGCTCAAGCGGATTCAAAGCGATTTAGCGGAGTGTATGCCCCAGTTGGAGTTTGAAATACAAGTTATCGAGGGGTAG
- a CDS encoding DUF58 domain-containing protein produces the protein MCENRTSAQAFTKQRSIPDTRQMKTGYLAERSKQLQLAALSIAQGMQAGSFRSHFRGRGIEFDSLREYEAGDDIRSIDWNLMARSGKTFVKLYREERDLRLFLIVDVSASMEAGCTVNAPQEKALEAAALITFAAEHLHSYTGLLAFDGKVARVFQLRRGREPSLHILSALERLAVSGSKSKGTALAPALEAAGKLLRQRALIIILSDFKVENFEKELGLLARRHDVAAIRITAPYDEALPAAGILRFTDPETGLERLLPTNSHQFRQDRIRRITEDTQQWENTCIRCGAYPLVLPYDGNTVKLLNQFFLTGKYGIQPFSRYRPQADTTL, from the coding sequence ATGTGCGAGAATCGGACGTCTGCACAGGCATTCACAAAGCAGCGGTCGATTCCGGATACGAGGCAGATGAAAACCGGTTATTTAGCGGAACGGTCAAAACAGTTACAGCTGGCGGCGCTCTCCATCGCGCAGGGAATGCAAGCCGGAAGCTTCCGTAGTCATTTCCGTGGCAGAGGCATTGAGTTTGATTCGCTGCGGGAATACGAAGCGGGGGATGATATCCGCAGTATCGACTGGAACTTGATGGCACGGAGCGGCAAAACCTTTGTGAAACTGTACCGTGAAGAACGCGACCTGCGGCTTTTTTTGATTGTCGACGTTTCTGCTTCGATGGAAGCAGGCTGTACCGTTAATGCACCGCAAGAAAAAGCTTTGGAAGCAGCCGCGCTGATCACCTTTGCAGCAGAACACTTACATAGCTATACGGGACTTCTCGCTTTTGACGGAAAGGTTGCGCGGGTATTCCAGCTCCGACGCGGCAGAGAACCAAGCTTGCATATACTAAGCGCTCTGGAACGGCTTGCCGTTTCGGGCAGCAAAAGCAAAGGAACCGCTTTAGCCCCTGCGCTTGAAGCGGCGGGAAAACTGCTGCGACAACGGGCGCTCATTATTATTCTATCCGATTTTAAAGTAGAAAATTTTGAAAAAGAGTTGGGACTATTGGCACGCCGCCATGACGTTGCCGCAATCCGCATCACCGCTCCTTATGATGAAGCGCTGCCCGCCGCAGGGATATTGCGCTTTACCGACCCCGAAACGGGACTGGAGCGGCTCTTGCCGACCAATTCGCATCAGTTCCGGCAGGATCGTATCCGCCGTATAACCGAAGATACCCAACAATGGGAAAACACCTGTATACGCTGCGGAGCATACCCGCTCGTGCTACCGTACGACGGCAATACAGTAAAGCTCTTGAATCAATTTTTTTTGACCGGCAAATACGGCATTCAGCCCTTTAGCCGATACCGGCCTCAGGCGGATACGACATTATGA
- the argS gene encoding arginine--tRNA ligase, with protein MNDIRLLWKESIARALTSMQPEGADAVTAERVAMETPPDPNLGDLGFPLFSFAKTLRSAPAKIATELLPKLQADPALKGKGEVKAVGPYINVFLPKGETAAQILNAIINGNENYGKTTTLAGKKIMVEFSSPNTNKPLHLGHLRNDAIGESLSRILQFSGADVYKTNIINDRGVHICKSMLAYKLFGNGIDPVKEGIKPDKFVGDMYVQFHKYSKDHPEAEDEAQEMLRKWEAGDPETMQLWKTMNGWALQGIQQTYNRTGVSFDKLFFESDVFRKGRAEIMEGLKKGIFYKDEDGSIWVDLKALGFEKKLLLRGDGTSVYITQDIGLAITRHGEWPFDKLIYVVGNEQIYHFKVLFYIMKLLGYDWYTGLYHLAYGMVNLPEGKMKSREGTVVDADDLITELKNSALKEIASKGREDAVGNPEEVAEKVALGALHYFLLQVDTIKDMLFNASESLSFNGNTGPYIQYMGARISSILRKADTEEGKKAKSGVCKPELLSSDIEWELLKKLEEFPAQVDKAAAQYAPMFITSYLYDLCKLFSRFYHDCPILGAENADVAATRLALAKAVYIVLKNATGLVIVPFLEVM; from the coding sequence ATGAACGATATACGGTTATTATGGAAAGAAAGTATTGCACGCGCACTCACATCGATGCAGCCTGAAGGAGCTGATGCCGTTACTGCAGAACGGGTTGCAATGGAAACCCCACCCGATCCGAATCTAGGAGATTTAGGTTTTCCACTTTTCAGTTTTGCAAAGACGTTACGCTCCGCCCCTGCTAAAATCGCAACAGAACTGTTACCTAAGCTACAAGCCGATCCTGCCCTCAAAGGGAAAGGAGAAGTGAAAGCGGTGGGGCCGTATATCAATGTCTTTTTACCTAAGGGTGAAACGGCTGCTCAGATTCTCAACGCCATTATTAACGGGAATGAAAACTACGGAAAAACAACTACCCTTGCCGGTAAGAAAATCATGGTCGAGTTTTCAAGCCCCAATACCAATAAACCGCTGCACCTCGGACACCTGCGCAATGACGCTATCGGAGAAAGCCTTTCCCGTATTCTCCAGTTCAGCGGAGCGGACGTCTACAAAACGAACATCATCAATGACCGCGGCGTACACATCTGTAAATCGATGCTTGCATATAAACTCTTCGGAAACGGTATCGATCCCGTAAAAGAAGGTATAAAGCCGGATAAGTTCGTCGGCGATATGTATGTTCAGTTCCACAAATACAGCAAAGATCATCCCGAAGCCGAAGATGAAGCGCAGGAAATGCTGCGAAAATGGGAAGCAGGCGATCCTGAAACGATGCAGCTGTGGAAGACGATGAACGGCTGGGCACTGCAGGGTATTCAACAAACATATAACCGCACGGGTGTTTCATTCGATAAGCTTTTCTTTGAAAGCGATGTGTTCCGCAAAGGACGCGCCGAAATTATGGAAGGCTTAAAAAAAGGTATCTTCTATAAAGACGAAGACGGTTCCATTTGGGTTGACCTTAAAGCGCTCGGATTTGAAAAGAAACTGTTACTGCGTGGAGACGGAACGTCGGTATACATCACACAGGATATCGGACTTGCGATAACCCGTCATGGCGAGTGGCCGTTTGACAAGCTTATCTACGTCGTAGGTAACGAACAAATTTACCATTTTAAAGTGCTTTTCTATATTATGAAGCTGCTCGGCTATGACTGGTATACCGGTTTGTATCACCTCGCTTATGGTATGGTAAATTTGCCGGAAGGCAAAATGAAGAGCCGTGAAGGCACGGTTGTCGATGCGGACGATCTTATTACAGAACTCAAGAACAGCGCGTTAAAGGAGATTGCCTCCAAGGGACGTGAGGACGCAGTAGGAAATCCTGAAGAAGTCGCAGAAAAAGTTGCATTAGGTGCATTGCACTACTTCTTGCTCCAAGTAGATACGATAAAAGATATGCTGTTCAATGCTTCCGAGTCTCTTTCATTCAACGGGAATACGGGTCCCTATATCCAATATATGGGTGCACGTATTTCTTCTATTTTACGTAAGGCCGATACGGAAGAAGGCAAAAAAGCCAAGTCAGGTGTTTGCAAACCGGAATTGCTCAGTTCCGATATAGAATGGGAATTACTGAAAAAACTGGAAGAATTCCCCGCTCAAGTGGATAAAGCAGCCGCTCAGTATGCACCGATGTTCATAACAAGCTATCTTTATGACCTCTGCAAGCTGTTCAGCCGCTTCTACCATGACTGCCCCATCCTCGGTGCAGAAAATGCCGATGTCGCAGCGACCCGGCTTGCACTTGCAAAAGCAGTATACATCGTACTGAAAAATGCAACAGGACTTGTGATTGTTCCTTTCCTTGAGGTTATGTAA